Part of the Kushneria marisflavi genome, GCTCTCTCGGCTCAAGCGTCTGGCCATCATAGAAAAAGGGCAGCTTCCCATTGAGTAATCGGAGCTGCCCTGATGGCCACGACGGTTCAAAGCAATCAGCGCTTGAGAGCGTCCCAGTTGTAGGGGGCCCGCGGTTTCTCGCCCTTGAGTACCGCCAGAGCATTCTCCACGGCCAGTTCCGCCATGGCATAACGGGTTTCATGCGTGGCCGAGCCGATATGGGGCAGGGCGACGACATTGTCCATATGTGCCAGCGGGGAATCAGCGGGGAGCGGCTCGACATCGAAGACATCAAGGCCGGCGGCACGGATAGTGTTATTTTTCAGCGCCTCGATCATGGCCGGCTCGTCCACCACGCCGCCGCGAGCGATATTGACGAAGATGGTGTCCTTGCCCATTAGCTCGAATTCACGCTTGCCAAACATGTGGCGAGTGGCGTCAGAGAGCGGCACGGTCACGCAGACAAAGTCAGAGTCGTGCAGCAGATCATCAAGTGCCTTCCAGTCGGCACACAGTTCGCGTTCGAAATCTTCATGGCGCGAGCGATTGTGATAGCTCACCGACATGTTGAAGCCGAACTTGCCACGGCGCGCAATGGCGGCCCCAATGCGGCCCATGCCGACGATGCCGAGCTTTTTGCCCTGAACATCCACTCCGAAGTGGGGTTCGGCGACCCCGCCTGTCCATTCTCCCTTCTTTACCATCTCCGCCATTTCAACTGCACGGCGGGCGCTGGCCAGAATT contains:
- a CDS encoding 2-hydroxyacid dehydrogenase; translation: MSSKKTVIVYQRALKPALQERLERECHVLDFSQTTDLTRNSEFHKALSQAHGLIGSSVNLTPELLDQAPNLEVVSSISVGVDNYDIDYLSKRGIVLCHTPDVLTETTADTAFLLILASARRAVEMAEMVKKGEWTGGVAEPHFGVDVQGKKLGIVGMGRIGAAIARRGKFGFNMSVSYHNRSRHEDFERELCADWKALDDLLHDSDFVCVTVPLSDATRHMFGKREFELMGKDTIFVNIARGGVVDEPAMIEALKNNTIRAAGLDVFDVEPLPADSPLAHMDNVVALPHIGSATHETRYAMAELAVENALAVLKGEKPRAPYNWDALKR